The Blastococcus sp. HT6-4 genome window below encodes:
- a CDS encoding acyl-CoA dehydrogenase family protein encodes MDFTFDSEQNDLREAVRGLLERAYGDSEARRKVVGNDPGFDEKTWSRLAEMGLLGLPFAEEHGGMGAGPIEVAIVAEEIGRVIAPEPFIEAVVLAGGLIAAVGTDAQKGELLAAVAEGTTVPAFAHAEIGTRWSASASAVTATQAGDGWTLSGVKEPVPTGARADVLVVSAVVDGGTGLFVVQGDAAGLTRTGYRTHDGTRAANVRFDGTPATLLGAGGDQTAAIERALAEARIAYSHEAIGAMDTALRTTAEYLKTRKQFGVTLNKFQTLTHRAADMYVSLELARSTALWASMVQDAGGDVLSAADRARLQTSRAGRHVGKEAIQLHGGIGVTAEYSVGHYTSRLTAIDHLLGDGDFAAARLARTVADQETVDPLGAPYTG; translated from the coding sequence GTGGACTTCACCTTCGACAGCGAGCAGAACGACCTCCGGGAGGCCGTGCGCGGTCTCCTCGAGCGCGCCTACGGCGACAGCGAGGCGCGCCGCAAGGTGGTCGGCAACGACCCGGGCTTCGACGAGAAGACCTGGTCGCGGCTGGCCGAGATGGGCCTGCTGGGCCTGCCCTTCGCCGAGGAGCACGGCGGCATGGGCGCCGGCCCGATCGAGGTGGCGATCGTCGCCGAGGAGATCGGCCGGGTCATCGCCCCCGAGCCGTTCATCGAGGCGGTCGTGCTGGCCGGTGGGCTGATCGCCGCCGTCGGCACCGACGCGCAGAAGGGCGAGCTCCTGGCCGCCGTCGCCGAGGGCACCACGGTGCCCGCCTTCGCGCACGCGGAGATCGGGACGCGGTGGAGCGCCTCGGCGTCGGCGGTCACGGCCACGCAGGCCGGCGACGGCTGGACGCTGTCCGGCGTCAAGGAGCCGGTGCCCACGGGCGCCCGCGCCGACGTCCTCGTCGTCTCCGCCGTCGTCGACGGCGGCACCGGGCTCTTCGTGGTGCAGGGGGACGCGGCGGGCCTGACCCGCACCGGCTACCGCACGCACGACGGCACCCGCGCGGCGAACGTGCGCTTCGACGGCACCCCGGCGACCCTGCTGGGGGCCGGCGGCGACCAGACCGCGGCGATCGAGCGCGCGCTGGCCGAGGCGCGCATCGCCTACAGCCACGAGGCGATCGGCGCCATGGACACCGCGCTGCGGACCACCGCCGAGTACCTCAAGACCCGCAAGCAGTTCGGGGTCACGCTGAACAAGTTCCAGACGCTGACGCACCGCGCAGCGGACATGTACGTGTCCCTGGAACTGGCCCGCAGCACCGCGCTGTGGGCGTCGATGGTGCAGGACGCCGGTGGCGACGTCCTCTCCGCGGCCGACCGCGCCCGGCTGCAGACCAGCCGCGCCGGCCGGCACGTGGGCAAGGAGGCCATCCAGCTGCACGGCGGTATCGGCGTGACGGCGGAGTACTCCGTCGGGCACTACACCAGCCGGCTCACCGCGATCGACCACCTGCTCGGCGACGGCGACTTCGCCGCGGCCCGGCTGGCCCGCACCGTGGCCGACCAGGAGACCGTCGACCCGCTGGGCGCTCCGTACACGGGCTGA